A genomic segment from Bradyrhizobium sp. ISRA430 encodes:
- a CDS encoding ferredoxin family protein: MPLASYQTSVPVVVDDARCIADKGCTVCVDVCPLDVLRISDMTGKAYMAYDECWYCMPCEADCPTGAVTVNIPYLLR, from the coding sequence ATGCCTCTCGCTTCCTACCAGACATCGGTGCCGGTGGTCGTCGACGATGCCAGATGCATCGCGGACAAGGGCTGCACCGTATGCGTCGATGTCTGCCCGCTCGACGTGCTCCGCATCAGCGACATGACCGGCAAGGCCTACATGGCCTATGACGAGTGCTGGTACTGCATGCCCTGCGAAGCGGACTGCCCGACCGGCGCGGTCACCGTCAACATTCCTTATCTCTTGAGGTAG
- a CDS encoding ABC transporter permease, with the protein MSSPAFLRHPEDSMPAAPAIAEADALPAAPPVAPPSFGALAARWYRLNRDRLRATALGIVSLVAFLLVWHLLTTYRVVFFVRFTNVPSPLAVYASFTKAIHDPKFLMHILLSCRRIFIGFSLAAIVGVPLGLIMGRFKLVHEVIFPVTEVLRPIPAIAWVPMAIMLWPTNEQSIVFITFLGSFFPILVNTLHGMSLVDPVLVRAAQCLGARERSIFREVYFPASLPHIFTGLTIGMGVVAWVSLIAAEMISGQYGIGYFTWEAYSLVQYADIALGMIAIGVLGLGSSLLIRSAGHLVMPWRST; encoded by the coding sequence GTGAGCAGTCCCGCCTTCCTCAGACATCCCGAGGACAGCATGCCCGCAGCTCCAGCGATCGCAGAGGCGGACGCCTTGCCCGCCGCTCCGCCCGTAGCACCACCTTCCTTCGGCGCGCTGGCCGCGCGCTGGTACCGACTCAACCGGGACCGCCTGCGCGCGACCGCGCTCGGCATCGTCTCGCTGGTCGCGTTCCTCCTGGTCTGGCACCTGCTCACGACCTACCGCGTCGTATTCTTCGTGCGCTTCACCAACGTGCCCTCGCCGCTCGCGGTCTATGCGAGCTTCACCAAGGCGATCCACGATCCAAAATTTCTGATGCACATCCTCTTGAGCTGCCGGCGCATCTTCATCGGCTTCTCGTTAGCAGCCATCGTTGGCGTGCCGCTCGGGCTGATCATGGGCCGCTTCAAGCTGGTGCATGAGGTGATCTTTCCGGTGACGGAGGTGTTGCGGCCGATCCCGGCGATCGCCTGGGTGCCGATGGCGATCATGCTGTGGCCGACCAACGAGCAGAGCATCGTCTTCATCACTTTCCTGGGTTCATTCTTCCCGATCCTGGTCAACACGCTGCATGGCATGTCGCTGGTCGATCCCGTGTTGGTGCGGGCCGCGCAATGTCTCGGCGCGCGCGAGCGCTCCATCTTCCGTGAGGTCTATTTTCCGGCATCCTTGCCGCATATCTTCACCGGCCTCACCATCGGTATGGGGGTGGTAGCCTGGGTGTCGCTTATCGCGGCCGAGATGATCTCGGGGCAGTACGGCATCGGCTACTTCACCTGGGAAGCTTATTCGCTGGTCCAATATGCCGACATCGCGCTCGGCATGATCGCGATCGGCGTGCTCGGCCTCGGATCGAGCCTGTTGATCCGCAGCGCGGGTCACCTCGTGATGCCATGGAGATCGACATGA
- the ytfQ gene encoding galactofuranose ABC transporter, galactofuranose-binding protein YtfQ, whose translation MTFKALFAATATGALLLALPASAAQLTIGFSQIGSESGWRAAETSVSKQEAAKRQVNLKIADAQQKQENQIKAIRSFIAQNVDAIFLAPVVSTGWDAVLKEAKEAKIPVVLLDRDIDPSGKDLYLTAVTSDSVHEGEVAGDWLAKAVGEKACNVVELQGTVGASVATNRKKGFDTAIAKHPNLKVVRSQTGDFTRAKGKEVMESFIKAEGGGKSICAVYAHNDDMMVGAIQAMKEAGLKPGKDILTVSIDAVPDIFKAMVAGEANATVELTPNMAGPALDVVAAFKAKGTVPPKWIQTDSKLYTAADDPQKIYDSKKGLGY comes from the coding sequence ATGACCTTCAAAGCCCTCTTTGCGGCAACCGCCACGGGCGCGTTGCTGCTCGCGCTTCCGGCCAGCGCCGCCCAACTCACCATCGGCTTCTCGCAGATCGGATCCGAATCCGGCTGGCGCGCGGCCGAGACCTCGGTCTCCAAGCAGGAAGCCGCCAAGCGCCAGGTCAATCTCAAGATCGCCGACGCCCAGCAGAAGCAGGAGAACCAGATCAAGGCGATCCGCTCCTTCATCGCGCAGAACGTCGATGCGATCTTCCTCGCGCCCGTCGTCTCGACCGGCTGGGACGCGGTGCTGAAGGAGGCTAAGGAAGCCAAGATCCCGGTCGTGCTGCTCGACCGCGACATCGATCCCTCCGGCAAGGACCTCTATCTCACCGCGGTGACCTCGGACAGCGTGCACGAAGGCGAGGTCGCCGGCGACTGGCTCGCCAAGGCTGTTGGCGAGAAGGCTTGTAACGTCGTCGAATTGCAGGGCACGGTCGGCGCGAGCGTCGCCACCAATCGCAAGAAGGGTTTTGACACCGCGATCGCCAAGCATCCGAATCTGAAGGTGGTGCGCAGCCAGACCGGCGACTTCACCCGCGCCAAGGGTAAGGAGGTGATGGAGAGCTTCATCAAGGCCGAAGGCGGCGGCAAGTCGATCTGCGCAGTCTATGCGCACAACGACGACATGATGGTCGGCGCGATCCAGGCGATGAAGGAGGCCGGCCTCAAGCCCGGCAAGGACATCCTCACCGTCTCGATCGACGCGGTTCCCGACATCTTCAAGGCGATGGTCGCCGGCGAAGCCAATGCCACGGTGGAGCTGACGCCCAACATGGCGGGCCCCGCGCTCGATGTCGTCGCGGCCTTCAAGGCCAAGGGCACCGTTCCGCCGAAATGGATCCAGACCGACTCGAAGCTCTATACCGCTGCCGACGATCCGCAGAAGATCTACGACAGCAAGAAGGGCCTCGGTTACTGA
- a CDS encoding fumarylacetoacetate hydrolase family protein, whose amino-acid sequence MTTLTTRDLLPEDGTRGTLAGRVWLPQANGPAVVAVRSDGVFDVTARFPTISALCEESDPAKALSATKGERIGDLEAIVANTPPDQRDPQKPWLLAPVDLQTLKAAGVTFAISMLERVIEERAKGNPASAEAIRKEVTRLIGDDLSKLKPGSDQAMRLKQVLIEQNAWSQYLEVGIGPDAEVFTKAPTLSSVGTGMDAGLHPKSTWNNPEPELVLFVSSRGKIVGGSLGNDVNLRDFEGRSALLLSKAKDNNASCSIGPLLRLFDDSFSLDDARKLDISLNVKGPDGFVLNGHSSISKISRDPTDLVAQTIGKVHQYPDGFVLFLGTMFAPVEDRDAPGQGFTHKRDDIVTIAAPQLGKLVNRMRASDECEPWTFGIGALMKNLAQRKLI is encoded by the coding sequence ATGACGACACTGACGACCAGGGACCTTCTGCCCGAGGATGGAACAAGGGGCACGCTGGCAGGGCGCGTCTGGCTGCCGCAGGCGAACGGTCCGGCCGTGGTCGCCGTGCGCAGCGACGGCGTCTTCGACGTCACCGCCAGATTTCCGACCATTAGCGCGCTCTGCGAGGAGAGCGATCCCGCCAAGGCGCTCAGCGCGACCAAGGGCGAGCGTATCGGCGATCTCGAGGCGATCGTGGCCAACACGCCGCCGGATCAACGCGACCCGCAGAAGCCGTGGCTGCTCGCGCCCGTCGATCTCCAGACACTGAAGGCCGCCGGCGTCACCTTCGCCATCTCGATGCTGGAGCGCGTGATCGAGGAGCGGGCGAAGGGCAATCCGGCCTCCGCCGAAGCGATCCGCAAGGAAGTGACGCGGCTGATCGGCGACGACCTGTCAAAGCTCAAGCCGGGCTCTGACCAGGCAATGCGGCTGAAGCAGGTGCTGATCGAGCAGAACGCCTGGAGCCAGTATCTCGAGGTCGGCATCGGTCCGGATGCGGAGGTTTTCACCAAGGCGCCGACATTGTCGTCGGTCGGCACCGGCATGGATGCAGGCCTGCATCCCAAGTCGACCTGGAATAACCCGGAGCCGGAGCTGGTGCTGTTCGTCTCGAGCCGTGGCAAGATCGTCGGCGGATCGCTCGGCAACGACGTCAATCTGCGCGACTTCGAGGGACGCTCCGCGCTGCTGCTGTCGAAGGCCAAGGACAACAATGCTTCCTGTTCGATCGGGCCGTTGCTGCGTCTGTTCGACGACAGCTTCTCGCTCGACGACGCCCGCAAGCTCGACATCAGCTTGAACGTGAAGGGTCCGGATGGTTTTGTCCTCAACGGCCATTCCTCGATCAGCAAGATCAGCCGCGATCCGACCGACCTTGTCGCGCAGACGATCGGCAAGGTGCATCAGTATCCGGATGGCTTCGTGCTATTCCTCGGCACGATGTTCGCGCCGGTCGAGGATCGCGATGCGCCGGGGCAGGGCTTCACCCACAAGCGCGACGACATCGTCACGATCGCAGCACCTCAGCTCGGCAAGCTGGTCAACCGCATGCGCGCAAGCGACGAATGCGAGCCCTGGACCTTCGGCATCGGCGCGCTGATGAAAAATCTGGCGCAGCGCAAGCTGATCTAG
- a CDS encoding ferredoxin--NADP reductase, which translates to MSAFQKETVLSVRHWTESLFSFTATRDPGFRFQNGQFAMIGLEVDGRPLMRAYSMASANHEEALEFFSIKVQDGPLTSRLQKIREGDIILVGRKATGTLITGNLIPGRRLLLLSTGTGLAPFASLIKDPDVYENYETIVLAHGCRQVSELAYGEHLVENLRNHEFFGPLIRDKLVYYPTVTREPFRNRGRITDLIASNQLFDDIGQSGLSRDTDRIMLCGSPAMLEELHAMFSARGFVEGNHSQPGHFVIEKAFVER; encoded by the coding sequence ATGAGTGCTTTTCAGAAGGAAACGGTTCTGTCGGTCAGGCACTGGACCGAATCCCTGTTCAGCTTCACCGCGACGCGCGATCCCGGTTTCCGTTTCCAGAACGGCCAGTTTGCGATGATCGGGCTCGAGGTCGACGGCCGGCCGTTGATGCGGGCCTACAGCATGGCGAGCGCCAATCACGAGGAGGCGCTCGAGTTCTTCTCGATCAAGGTTCAGGACGGCCCGTTGACCTCGCGTCTTCAGAAAATCAGGGAGGGAGACATCATCCTGGTCGGCCGCAAGGCCACGGGCACGCTGATCACCGGCAATCTCATTCCCGGCAGGCGCCTGTTGCTGCTCTCCACTGGCACAGGGCTCGCGCCGTTCGCCAGCCTGATCAAGGACCCTGATGTCTACGAAAACTACGAGACCATCGTGCTCGCTCATGGCTGCCGGCAGGTCTCGGAGCTCGCTTACGGCGAGCACCTTGTCGAGAATCTGCGCAATCACGAATTCTTTGGGCCCCTGATTCGCGATAAGCTCGTCTACTACCCGACCGTCACCCGCGAGCCGTTCCGCAATCGCGGCCGCATCACCGATCTGATCGCCTCCAACCAGCTCTTCGACGACATTGGACAGTCCGGCCTTAGCCGCGACACCGACCGCATCATGCTGTGCGGCAGCCCCGCAATGCTCGAAGAACTCCACGCGATGTTTTCCGCGCGTGGCTTCGTGGAGGGCAACCACAGCCAGCCTGGCCACTTCGTGATCGAAAAGGCCTTCGTGGAGCGTTGA
- a CDS encoding DUF971 domain-containing protein, whose protein sequence is MTMTALVAPTVTDYQASADLASLVVRTTDDAELSLPAEQLRLSCKCAHCTRARFEGRFPERFPGIAITEIGDLGYGLNIAFSDGHNRGIYPKPYLLGLAGL, encoded by the coding sequence ATGACCATGACCGCGTTGGTGGCGCCGACAGTGACCGACTATCAAGCGAGCGCAGACCTCGCCTCGCTCGTCGTGCGTACGACGGACGATGCCGAGCTGAGCTTGCCCGCCGAGCAGCTCCGCCTCTCCTGTAAATGCGCCCACTGCACGCGCGCCCGCTTCGAAGGCCGCTTCCCCGAGCGCTTCCCGGGCATCGCCATCACCGAGATCGGCGATCTCGGCTACGGGCTGAACATCGCGTTCTCGGACGGGCACAATCGGGGGATTTACCCGAAGCCGTATCTGCTCGGCTTGGCGGGGCTCTGA
- a CDS encoding ABC transporter substrate-binding protein: protein MVRHLPTLSIAMSMTSLALFLVQPASAETVTLGIGTQDTTTNTVTAGVVIRQLHLLEKYLPRDGKYANIKFELEWQNFTSGPPVTNAMMANKLQIGMMGDYPLIVNGFTFDSNPESKSRLIGVAAYSLSGSGNGIVVHKDSPYYDLADLKGKLVSVPFGSAAHGMVLKAMQDRGYPSDFFQLVSQSPEVGSTNLQEKKIDAHADFVPFAELLPFRGFARKIFDGVETNLPTFHGIVVRTDFAEKYPEVVVAYMKALIAANQWLRDDPKLAAEKIQEWTGINKEVVYIFLGPGGNMITDPTIKPALIDAATTDVKVLQNLGRMKEFDPKTWVDDSYLRKAYVEMKLDYDAQLGSTKNYEISGEDSFCKKPIADPRKAGEVWVDDVGIVPFASAACTLGAYADYKAKGRKINVAYVFDTTRGIKLFADQAFFAVGSGDVAPFLLKKDAEAYAAKIGGRVLGFDDAVKAAVGGGKT, encoded by the coding sequence ATGGTCCGCCATCTTCCCACGCTCTCGATCGCGATGTCGATGACGTCGCTGGCGCTGTTCCTGGTGCAGCCGGCCTCGGCGGAAACCGTCACGCTCGGCATCGGAACGCAGGACACCACGACCAACACGGTGACCGCTGGCGTCGTCATCCGGCAGCTCCATCTCCTCGAAAAATACCTGCCGAGAGATGGCAAATACGCCAACATTAAGTTCGAGCTGGAGTGGCAGAACTTCACGTCCGGTCCGCCCGTCACTAATGCGATGATGGCGAACAAGCTTCAGATCGGCATGATGGGCGACTATCCGCTGATCGTGAACGGATTCACGTTCGACAGTAATCCCGAGAGCAAGAGTCGACTGATCGGGGTCGCCGCCTATAGCCTCTCCGGCTCGGGCAACGGCATCGTCGTCCACAAGGACTCGCCCTACTACGATCTCGCCGATCTCAAGGGCAAGCTCGTCAGCGTGCCCTTCGGCTCCGCCGCGCACGGCATGGTGCTGAAGGCGATGCAGGACCGCGGCTATCCGTCCGATTTCTTCCAGCTCGTCAGCCAGAGCCCGGAGGTCGGATCGACCAATCTCCAGGAGAAGAAGATCGACGCCCATGCCGACTTCGTCCCCTTCGCCGAGCTGCTGCCCTTCCGCGGCTTCGCGCGAAAAATCTTCGACGGTGTCGAGACCAACCTGCCGACCTTCCACGGCATCGTGGTCCGCACCGACTTCGCCGAGAAATATCCAGAGGTCGTCGTCGCCTACATGAAGGCGCTGATCGCCGCCAACCAGTGGCTGCGCGACGACCCGAAGCTCGCCGCCGAGAAGATACAGGAATGGACCGGCATCAACAAGGAAGTCGTCTACATCTTCCTCGGCCCCGGCGGCAACATGATCACCGATCCCACGATCAAGCCGGCGCTGATCGATGCAGCGACGACCGATGTCAAGGTGCTTCAAAACCTCGGCCGCATGAAGGAGTTCGATCCGAAGACATGGGTCGACGACTCCTACCTCCGCAAGGCTTATGTCGAGATGAAGCTGGACTACGACGCGCAGCTTGGCAGCACCAAGAACTACGAGATCTCCGGCGAGGACAGCTTTTGCAAGAAGCCGATCGCCGATCCGCGCAAGGCCGGCGAGGTCTGGGTCGACGACGTCGGCATCGTGCCGTTCGCATCCGCGGCCTGCACGCTCGGCGCCTATGCCGATTACAAGGCGAAGGGAAGGAAGATCAACGTCGCCTACGTCTTCGACACCACGCGCGGCATCAAGCTGTTCGCCGACCAGGCCTTCTTCGCGGTCGGCAGTGGCGACGTCGCGCCTTTCCTGCTGAAGAAGGACGCCGAGGCCTACGCGGCCAAGATCGGCGGCAGGGTGCTCGGCTTCGATGACGCGGTGAAGGCGGCGGTTGGCGGAGGCAAGACGTGA
- a CDS encoding ABC transporter ATP-binding protein has product MSEIATSTPKGHIEVKGFSLSYETIDGSVQAVTDTHIHVKPGEFVSIVGPSGCGKSTFLNAVAGFLKPTTGTITVDGERVSGPSAERGMVFQQYSLFPWKTVRENVEFGLKMRGMARSQRERAARTLLGLAGLEAFEKHYPEKLSGGMKQRVGIVRALATGPKVLLLDEPFGALDAQTRVIMQQILTNMWQRLKISVLFVTHDIDEAIFLSDRVYCMTARPGSIKAEIPIPLERPRQQSMMMSSEFLALRRGLMSLIREESLKAMGGEINDLGMQGLNIELHGHSLADVI; this is encoded by the coding sequence ATGAGCGAGATCGCGACCAGCACACCGAAGGGGCACATCGAGGTCAAGGGCTTCTCGCTGAGCTATGAGACCATCGATGGCTCGGTCCAGGCCGTCACCGACACCCACATCCACGTGAAGCCGGGCGAGTTCGTCTCGATCGTCGGGCCGTCGGGCTGCGGCAAGTCCACCTTTCTGAATGCGGTGGCCGGCTTTCTCAAGCCCACCACCGGCACCATTACGGTCGACGGCGAGCGCGTCAGCGGCCCCAGCGCCGAACGCGGCATGGTGTTCCAGCAATATTCGCTGTTTCCCTGGAAGACGGTGCGGGAGAACGTCGAGTTCGGCCTGAAGATGCGCGGCATGGCGCGTTCGCAGCGCGAACGCGCCGCGCGCACCCTGCTCGGGCTTGCCGGGCTCGAGGCCTTCGAGAAGCACTATCCGGAAAAGCTCTCCGGCGGCATGAAGCAGCGTGTCGGAATCGTCCGCGCACTCGCTACCGGGCCGAAGGTGCTGCTGCTGGACGAACCCTTCGGCGCGCTCGACGCGCAGACGCGCGTCATCATGCAGCAGATCCTCACCAACATGTGGCAGCGGCTGAAGATCTCGGTGCTGTTCGTCACCCACGATATCGACGAAGCGATCTTCCTGTCCGACCGGGTCTACTGCATGACCGCGCGCCCCGGCTCGATCAAGGCGGAAATTCCCATTCCGCTCGAGCGGCCGCGCCAGCAATCGATGATGATGTCGTCGGAATTCCTCGCGCTGCGCCGCGGGCTGATGTCACTGATCCGCGAGGAGAGCCTGAAGGCGATGGGCGGCGAGATCAACGATCTGGGCATGCAGGGCCTCAACATCGAGCTGCACGGCCATTCGCTGGCGGATGTGATCTGA
- a CDS encoding fumarate reductase/succinate dehydrogenase flavoprotein subunit produces the protein MALDQIVDGLSEVSCDVLVIGGGTAGPMAALKAKLKNPKANVVLLEKANVKRSGAISMGMDGLNNAVIPGYATPEQYTKEITIANDGIVDQKAVYKYAQNCYNIIEELDSFGIRFLKNENGDYAVKKVHHIGTYVLPMPNGETVKKALYRQLRRARILISNRYMATRLLKSTDGRIAGVISVNTRTAEMLVIKAKAVILCMGAAGRLGLPTSGYMFGTYENAANSGDGYAMAYHAGAALANLECFQINPLIKDYNGPACAYVAGPFGAYTANNEGSRFIECDYWSGQMMLEFYNELLSGKGPVFLQLKHLHPDTISEIESTLHKVERPTRGLFQHGRGIDYRSESIEMHISEIGFCSGHSASGVFVDDNARTTVPGLYAAGDMASVPHNYMLGAFTNGSVAGIDAMEFADSHDFAEFDAEEVAKERDRVMAPTKREDGIPPNQVEYKTRRLVNDYLQPPKVTRKYELGMRRLAEVRDDMQERMIARNAHELLRALEVQSIMDCADMAAHASLYREESRWGLYHWCTDFPEKDNENWFCHTLLSKRDGKMTSEKRAVEPYVVPIADDEKDLYDKQRIRASA, from the coding sequence ATGGCACTAGATCAGATCGTCGACGGACTTTCGGAGGTTTCCTGCGATGTGCTGGTCATCGGCGGCGGCACGGCCGGCCCGATGGCGGCGCTGAAGGCGAAGCTGAAGAACCCGAAGGCCAATGTCGTCCTGCTCGAAAAGGCCAACGTCAAGCGGTCCGGCGCGATCTCGATGGGTATGGATGGGCTGAACAACGCCGTCATCCCCGGCTACGCGACGCCGGAGCAGTACACCAAGGAAATCACCATCGCGAACGATGGCATCGTCGACCAGAAGGCGGTCTATAAATACGCGCAGAACTGCTACAACATCATCGAAGAGCTCGACAGTTTTGGCATCCGCTTCCTGAAGAACGAGAACGGCGACTACGCCGTGAAGAAGGTGCATCATATCGGTACCTACGTTCTGCCGATGCCGAACGGCGAGACCGTGAAGAAGGCGCTGTATCGGCAGCTTCGCCGCGCCCGCATCCTGATCTCCAACCGCTACATGGCGACCCGGCTGCTCAAGTCGACCGACGGCCGGATTGCGGGTGTGATCAGCGTCAACACGCGCACCGCCGAGATGCTCGTCATCAAGGCCAAGGCAGTGATCCTGTGCATGGGCGCCGCCGGCCGGCTTGGACTTCCGACCTCCGGCTACATGTTCGGCACCTACGAGAACGCAGCCAATTCCGGCGACGGCTACGCCATGGCCTATCACGCGGGGGCGGCGCTCGCGAACCTCGAATGCTTCCAGATCAATCCGCTGATCAAGGATTATAACGGTCCCGCCTGCGCCTATGTCGCTGGCCCCTTCGGTGCCTATACCGCCAACAACGAGGGCTCGCGTTTCATCGAATGCGACTACTGGTCCGGCCAGATGATGCTGGAGTTCTACAACGAGCTCCTGTCCGGCAAGGGGCCGGTGTTCCTCCAGCTCAAGCATCTCCATCCCGACACGATCTCCGAGATCGAGTCGACGCTGCACAAGGTCGAGCGACCGACACGTGGCCTGTTCCAGCACGGTCGCGGCATCGACTACCGCAGCGAGTCGATCGAGATGCATATCTCCGAGATCGGCTTCTGCTCCGGCCACAGCGCTTCCGGCGTGTTCGTTGACGACAATGCGCGCACCACCGTGCCCGGCCTCTACGCCGCTGGCGACATGGCGAGCGTGCCGCACAACTACATGCTCGGCGCCTTCACCAACGGCTCGGTCGCCGGCATCGACGCGATGGAGTTCGCCGACAGCCACGACTTTGCGGAGTTCGACGCGGAAGAGGTTGCGAAGGAACGCGATCGCGTGATGGCTCCAACCAAGCGCGAGGACGGCATTCCGCCGAACCAGGTCGAGTACAAGACGCGGCGCCTCGTCAACGACTATCTCCAGCCGCCGAAGGTCACCCGGAAGTACGAGCTCGGCATGCGCCGGCTCGCCGAGGTGAGGGACGACATGCAGGAGCGCATGATCGCGCGCAACGCGCATGAATTGCTCCGCGCCCTCGAGGTGCAGTCGATCATGGACTGCGCCGACATGGCCGCGCATGCCTCGCTCTACCGTGAGGAGAGCCGCTGGGGCCTCTACCACTGGTGCACGGATTTTCCGGAGAAGGACAACGAGAACTGGTTCTGCCATACCCTGCTGAGCAAGCGGGACGGCAAGATGACCAGCGAGAAGCGCGCCGTGGAGCCCTATGTCGTGCCGATCGCCGACGACGAGAAGGACCTCTATGACAAACAGCGCATCCGCGCCAGTGCGTGA
- a CDS encoding Crp/Fnr family transcriptional regulator, with product MLQAANVGRGTVPAAVRPTGSSSLLLTENQQWIGGPPPLMDKLTLRERELVLKQGRRKVLNRGQTLFSQGGKHDGIWLIESGRIRVFYTSPLGREITLAYWHVGNFVGGPEVFDGTVHQWSGVASSNCSVVHLPGKELRSLAAEIPNLAIGLIEGLTFKGKCYSALAQMLGTRSITQRLAHLLLHLVELYGVEDADGTVIAAAFTHADIAHMVGATRQWVTISLKRMQEKGIVVTKRSQIVVCRSEVLEEMRGQASD from the coding sequence ATGTTGCAGGCGGCCAATGTGGGTCGCGGGACGGTTCCCGCTGCGGTGCGGCCCACCGGCAGCTCCTCCCTGCTGCTCACCGAGAACCAGCAGTGGATCGGCGGGCCGCCGCCGCTGATGGACAAGCTCACCTTACGCGAGCGGGAGCTGGTGCTGAAGCAGGGCCGCCGCAAGGTGCTGAACCGCGGCCAGACGCTGTTCAGCCAGGGCGGCAAGCATGACGGCATCTGGCTGATCGAGAGCGGCCGCATCCGCGTGTTCTACACCTCGCCGCTCGGCCGCGAGATCACGCTGGCCTACTGGCATGTCGGCAATTTCGTCGGCGGGCCTGAAGTGTTCGACGGCACCGTGCATCAATGGTCTGGCGTTGCGTCCAGCAATTGCAGCGTCGTCCACCTGCCCGGAAAGGAACTGCGATCCCTTGCCGCAGAGATCCCGAACCTCGCGATCGGCCTCATCGAAGGCCTGACCTTCAAGGGCAAATGCTATTCAGCATTGGCGCAGATGCTGGGAACGCGCTCGATCACGCAGCGCCTTGCGCATCTGCTTCTGCATCTCGTCGAACTCTACGGCGTCGAGGATGCCGACGGCACCGTGATCGCCGCCGCTTTCACCCATGCCGACATCGCCCACATGGTCGGCGCCACCCGGCAATGGGTCACGATCAGCCTGAAGCGCATGCAGGAGAAGGGAATCGTGGTGACCAAGCGCTCGCAGATCGTGGTCTGTCGGTCCGAGGTCCTGGAGGAGATGCGCGGTCAGGCCAGCGACTAA
- a CDS encoding HEAT repeat domain-containing protein yields MSSPFEAYDDLEDADERLQAADPAERRVAIIALGHSGDPAAVGHLANMVSDPDAGVRQQVAMALGEFDGPEAASALVKLLVDPERIVAAAAADSMAEFKDPGCADAILPLVKHAHAFVRMGALRALKELRRKDTLKPALEALQDTDAAVRVQAIGVIGFLKLEESIPALTALINDPDAHVRRAAVSALAFSQMKPAAETITRALKDADWMVREMAAETLGLNVNGTLAADQLVASLADGFWQVRLKAIRSLGKMKVERAVRPIGNCINHDQANLRKEAAAALGEIAHPDGEAFLAVIADDPDPDVRKNARWALQQIAARKARAGS; encoded by the coding sequence ATGTCGAGCCCGTTCGAAGCCTATGACGACCTCGAAGACGCCGACGAGCGGTTGCAGGCCGCCGATCCCGCCGAGCGCCGCGTCGCCATTATCGCGCTCGGCCATTCCGGCGATCCCGCCGCGGTCGGCCATCTCGCCAACATGGTGTCGGATCCCGATGCCGGCGTGCGTCAGCAGGTTGCGATGGCGCTCGGCGAATTCGACGGGCCTGAGGCGGCAAGCGCGCTCGTCAAGCTACTGGTCGACCCCGAGCGGATCGTGGCTGCGGCCGCGGCCGACAGCATGGCCGAGTTCAAGGATCCCGGCTGCGCCGACGCCATCCTGCCCCTGGTGAAGCATGCTCACGCGTTCGTCCGTATGGGCGCGCTGCGCGCGTTGAAGGAGCTGCGCCGCAAGGACACGCTGAAACCGGCGCTGGAAGCGCTCCAGGATACGGACGCCGCCGTGCGCGTGCAGGCGATCGGGGTGATCGGCTTTTTGAAGCTCGAAGAATCCATTCCAGCGCTGACCGCTTTGATCAACGATCCCGACGCGCATGTGCGCCGCGCTGCGGTGAGTGCGCTCGCCTTCTCGCAGATGAAGCCCGCGGCCGAGACCATCACTCGCGCATTGAAGGACGCGGACTGGATGGTCCGCGAGATGGCAGCGGAGACGCTGGGCCTCAACGTCAATGGAACACTCGCCGCCGATCAGCTCGTTGCCTCGCTCGCCGATGGATTTTGGCAGGTACGGCTGAAGGCGATCCGCAGCCTCGGCAAGATGAAGGTCGAGCGAGCGGTGCGCCCGATCGGTAACTGTATCAATCACGACCAGGCGAACCTGCGCAAGGAGGCGGCTGCCGCGCTCGGCGAGATCGCCCATCCGGATGGTGAGGCATTCCTGGCAGTCATCGCCGACGATCCGGATCCCGATGTGCGCAAGAATGCGCGTTGGGCGCTGCAGCAGATCGCGGCACGGAAGGCGCGGGCAGGGTCGTAG